The nucleotide window TTTCGAGTTCCATTCCGAGCCAAAGTTCGCCGACATCGCGCAGCTCGTCTTTGGGTACCTGCATCACGAGGTCCTTGCGGTATTCTCCGTAGCCCAGTCTGCTGGGTATCTTTATGGAGAATTTTTCACCGAGCCGGCGCCCGAGGAGTGCCGATTCGAGCCCCGGGATAATATTGTTGTAGCCATGGATATAGACAAAGGGGTAAGAGGGAGGAACTTCTTCAAGAATCCTGCCGGACAATTCCTTGAGGACATACGCAATGCTCACCTTTGTCTTGTCTTCTATGATTTCCATACGGGCGCAAATATAGATATTTATAAACCACTAACCACCACCCCCTAATCACCAACCACCAACCACTAACCACTATTTTACTACATTACGGCTATGCTTTACGGAATATGTTCTGACATCCATTCCAACCTCGCTGCGTTCGAAGCCGTGCTGCAGTCCATGGAGGACAACCATGTCGAAAGGACGGTTTGTCTAGGCGATCTGGTTGGGTATGGAGCCGACCCTAACGAATGTGTTGAACTGGCCAAAGTGAATATGGATATTTGCTTGATAGGGAATCACGACAGCGTGGCTATCAAGCACGAGTCTAGCTTGGGGTTCAACCCCTTTGCCAAGCAGGCTATCGAGTGGACGCAGCGGGCCTTGTCCGTAGATTCTGTCGCGTACATCCGCTCGTTGCCCTATATTCACGAAGAAAACGATATTTGCTTTGTGCATGCCTCGCCGTTGAGCCCGGCAGACTGGGTTTACGTGACCGAACTGGAAGACGCGCTGGATGCGTTCGAGAATTTTTCCGGACGTTACTGCTTTGTCGGCCACACGCACAGTCCGATTATCGTGGCGAGCCGTTCGCTGGCGATTCCCAAGGTGCTGGACGAATACGAGTACGTGATTGCCGATACGGAGCGCCTGTTGGTGAACGTGGGCAGTGTGGGCCAGCCCCGCGACCGCGATCCGCGTGCCTGCTGGTGCCTGCTCGATACAGAGACCAAGTGCGTGCGCCTGATCCGAGTGGATTACGACATCTCCAGGACGCAGGAAAGCATGCGCAAAGCCGGAATGCCGAGTTTTTTGATAGATAGACTGAGTGTGGGAAGGTAAATAGTAGACAGTAGGAAGTAGACAGTAGACAGTAACTTCCTGCTAAAAAACTTCTAACTTCCTACTTCTAACTTCCTACTAAATCATGAAATGGGTTCTCGCAGTTTTTGGTAAGGCTGGCTCGCCGTTCATCGCGGACGAGGTGGAAAAGTATGTGAAGCGCCTGCGTGGCGGCATGTTCCCGCTCGAGGTCGTGGAACTCAAGGAATCGAAGCTCGATGACCGCGTGCAGTCGCTTGCTCAGGAAGCTGCGCTCTTCGAAAAAAAATTCCCCAAATCGGAGTATCGTCGCGTTATTTTGTCCGAAGAGGGCAAACTTATGGATACGGTGAAACTTTCCGATACCTTGCGCGACCGTTTTCCGGGAAATATCGTGTTTTTGATTGGGTCGGCTTACGGTATTGACGAAAATTTGAAAAAGACTGCGGACTTGTTGCTTTCACTTTCTCCGCTCACATTTACCCACGACCATGCCCGCGTACTTTTTGCCGAACAGCTCTACCGCGTGCAGATGGTCATGCAGAACCACCCGTATCATCATAGATGAAATTAAATATGGAGACTAATCTTATAAGGGATTAGGATCTAGAGAATAGAGGTTAGTGAAAAGAATCACGCACTTCGTGCGTTAATGACAGACGGCGAAGCCGTGATATTTCTCCCTAGCCCCTAGATCCTAGCCTCTAGATTCTCATCCCTAGATTATACCCCCTTCTCTCTATTTACTATATTTGGCGCCATGAATTCTGAAATCGAAAAACGCCGCACTTTCGCCATCGTAAGCCACCCGGACGCGGGTAAGACCACCATCACCGAAAAGTTCCTGTGGTACGGGAACGTGATTCGCGAGGCGGGCCATGTGCGCGCGAAGGCGAACAAGAGCTACACCGTGAGTGACTGGATGAAGATCGAGCAGCAGCGCGGTATCTCGGTTTCGAGCTCCGTTTTGAATTTCCCGTTCGAAGGTTGCATGTTCAACCTCGTCGATACCCCGGGGCACCAGGACTTCTGCGAAGACACCTACCGCGCCCTGACTGCCGTGGATGCGGCCCTTGTGCTTATCGATAGCGTGAACGGCGTGGAAAAGCAAACGATCAAGCTCATGGACGTGTGCCGCATGCGCCACACCCCGATTATCACGTTCATCAACAAGATGGACCTCGATGGCCGCCATGTGCTCGACCTGCTCGACCAGATTGAAAATATTCTGCACATCAAGACGGCCCCGTTC belongs to uncultured Fibrobacter sp. and includes:
- a CDS encoding 23S rRNA (pseudouridine(1915)-N(3))-methyltransferase RlmH, which encodes MKWVLAVFGKAGSPFIADEVEKYVKRLRGGMFPLEVVELKESKLDDRVQSLAQEAALFEKKFPKSEYRRVILSEEGKLMDTVKLSDTLRDRFPGNIVFLIGSAYGIDENLKKTADLLLSLSPLTFTHDHARVLFAEQLYRVQMVMQNHPYHHR
- a CDS encoding metallophosphoesterase family protein — translated: MLYGICSDIHSNLAAFEAVLQSMEDNHVERTVCLGDLVGYGADPNECVELAKVNMDICLIGNHDSVAIKHESSLGFNPFAKQAIEWTQRALSVDSVAYIRSLPYIHEENDICFVHASPLSPADWVYVTELEDALDAFENFSGRYCFVGHTHSPIIVASRSLAIPKVLDEYEYVIADTERLLVNVGSVGQPRDRDPRACWCLLDTETKCVRLIRVDYDISRTQESMRKAGMPSFLIDRLSVGR